One window of Clarias gariepinus isolate MV-2021 ecotype Netherlands chromosome 21, CGAR_prim_01v2, whole genome shotgun sequence genomic DNA carries:
- the LOC128509843 gene encoding phosphoserine aminotransferase-like isoform X1, protein MKKVIYFAPGPAKLPQPVLIQAQRELLDYNDLGISVLEMSHRSPDFYNIINSAESLLRELVNIPTNYKVLFLQGGGSGQFSAIPLNLIGLKEDRCADYIVTGKWSATAAKEAEKYGKVNMVNPKVDRYTGIPDSSSWSLNPSASYVYYCCNETIHGIEFNFIPHTKDVILVSDMSSNFLSRPVDVSKFGLIFAGTHKNSGCAGTTIVIVREDLLGKALKETPAILNYQVQAEHDSLYNTPPTFSIYITKLVLEWVKSNGGVDAMNKLSMQKSALIYDLINSSNGFYISSIDVECRSRMNIPFRIGNTEGDDALEKQFLEGASKLGLMALEGHRILGGLRASLYNGVSLEDTQVLAAFMKEFLKKHYPNKTHV, encoded by the exons ATGAAGAAGGTGATTTATTTTGCTCCAGGACCAGCGAAACTTCCACAACCG GTTTTGATCCAGGCCCAGAGAGAACTGCTGGATTACAATGATCTCGGGATTAGTGTTCTGG AAATGAGCCACAGGTCACCTGATTTTTACAATATAATCAACTCAGCTGAATCTCTACTTCGTGAACTTGT GAATATCCCTACAAACTACAAGGTTCTGTTTCTGCAAGGTGGTGGTTCAGGCCAGTTCAGTGCTATTCCTCTGAATCTGATCGGTCTGAAGGAGGACAGGTGTGCTGATTATATTGTAACAGGAAAGTGGTCTGCAACTGCTGCCAAAGAGGCGGAGAAGTACGGCAAAGTGAACATGGTAAATCCAAAAGTGGACCGATACACTG GGATCCCAGACAGCAGCAGCTGGTCACTGAACCCTTCAGCATCCTATGTCTACTACTGCTGCAATGAAACAATCCATGGCATTGAGTTTAACTTCATTCCTCACACCAAGGATGTGATTCTTGTCAGTGATATGTCGTCAAATTTCCTATCACGGCCAGTAGATGTGTCTAAG ttCGGGCTCATATTTGCAGGTACACATAAAAATTCAGGATGCGCAGGAACCACTATTGTGATCGTACGGGAAGATCTGTTAGGAAAAGCTTTGAAGGAGACACCTGCTATATTAAATTACCAAGTGCAAGCTGAACATGATTCCCTCTACAACACCCCACCTACCTTCAG cattTACATTACAAAGCTGGTTCTGGAATGGGTAAAAAGTAATGGAGGCGTAGATGCCATGAATAAACTGAGCATGCAGAAatctgctttgatttacgaCCTCATTAACAGCTCCAATGGATTTTATAT ATCTTCAATAGATGTCGAGTGCCGGAGTCGCATGAACATTCCATTCCGCATTGGAAACACTGAGGGAGATGATGCCCTGGAAAAACAGTTTCTAGAAGGTGCTTCCAAGCTTGGACTCATGGCATTAGAAGGACACAG GATTCTTGGTGGATTACGAGCTTCTCTCTACAATGGAGTGAGTCTGGAAGATACTCAAGTTCTTGCTGCCTTCATGAAAGAGTTTCTAAAGAAGCATTATCCAAATAAAACACATGTCTAA
- the LOC128509843 gene encoding phosphoserine aminotransferase-like isoform X2, with product MKKVIYFAPGPAKLPQPVLIQAQRELLDYNDLGISVLEMSHRSPDFYNIINSAESLLRELVNIPTNYKVLFLQGGGSGQFSAIPLNLIGLKEDRCADYIVTGKWSATAAKEAEKYGKVNMVNPKVDRYTGIPDSSSWSLNPSASYVYYCCNETIHGIEFNFIPHTKDVILVSDMSSNFLSRPVDVSKFGLIFAGTHKNSGCAGTTIVIVREDLLGKALKETPAILNYQVQAEHDSLYNTPPTFSIYITKLVLEWVKSNGGVDAMNKLSMQKSALIYDLINSSNGFYISSIDVECRSRMNIPFRIGNTEGDDALEKQFLEGASKLGLMALEGHRSAFVRSEALMLDENAWLTGFLVDYELLSTME from the exons ATGAAGAAGGTGATTTATTTTGCTCCAGGACCAGCGAAACTTCCACAACCG GTTTTGATCCAGGCCCAGAGAGAACTGCTGGATTACAATGATCTCGGGATTAGTGTTCTGG AAATGAGCCACAGGTCACCTGATTTTTACAATATAATCAACTCAGCTGAATCTCTACTTCGTGAACTTGT GAATATCCCTACAAACTACAAGGTTCTGTTTCTGCAAGGTGGTGGTTCAGGCCAGTTCAGTGCTATTCCTCTGAATCTGATCGGTCTGAAGGAGGACAGGTGTGCTGATTATATTGTAACAGGAAAGTGGTCTGCAACTGCTGCCAAAGAGGCGGAGAAGTACGGCAAAGTGAACATGGTAAATCCAAAAGTGGACCGATACACTG GGATCCCAGACAGCAGCAGCTGGTCACTGAACCCTTCAGCATCCTATGTCTACTACTGCTGCAATGAAACAATCCATGGCATTGAGTTTAACTTCATTCCTCACACCAAGGATGTGATTCTTGTCAGTGATATGTCGTCAAATTTCCTATCACGGCCAGTAGATGTGTCTAAG ttCGGGCTCATATTTGCAGGTACACATAAAAATTCAGGATGCGCAGGAACCACTATTGTGATCGTACGGGAAGATCTGTTAGGAAAAGCTTTGAAGGAGACACCTGCTATATTAAATTACCAAGTGCAAGCTGAACATGATTCCCTCTACAACACCCCACCTACCTTCAG cattTACATTACAAAGCTGGTTCTGGAATGGGTAAAAAGTAATGGAGGCGTAGATGCCATGAATAAACTGAGCATGCAGAAatctgctttgatttacgaCCTCATTAACAGCTCCAATGGATTTTATAT ATCTTCAATAGATGTCGAGTGCCGGAGTCGCATGAACATTCCATTCCGCATTGGAAACACTGAGGGAGATGATGCCCTGGAAAAACAGTTTCTAGAAGGTGCTTCCAAGCTTGGACTCATGGCATTAGAAGGACACAG aagcgcatttgtgaggtcagaggcactgatgttggacgagaatgCCTGGCTCACGG GATTCTTGGTGGATTACGAGCTTCTCTCTACAATGGAGTGA